Proteins encoded by one window of Winogradskyella sp. PG-2:
- a CDS encoding DUF58 domain-containing protein, with amino-acid sequence MDTKELLKKVRKIEIKTRRLSDHIFGGEYHSTFKGRGMTFSEVRQYQYGDDVRNIDWNVTARFREPYIKVFEEERELTMMLMADVSGSKLFGTKNQFKDEIVTEIAATLAFSATQNNDKIGLILFSDEIELYIPPKKGRSHVLRIIRELLEFKPKSKNTNIAESFKFLSNVMKKKAIVFVLSDFIADDYKQNLKIAAGRHDITGIRIYDKHEEAIPNIGMVQMEDEESGELMLVNTSSKKVRHNYSKYYNEKVDYFKDTFTKSGAGTIDCRVDESYVKKLLGYFKRRG; translated from the coding sequence ATGGATACTAAAGAACTTCTAAAAAAAGTACGAAAAATAGAGATTAAGACACGTCGTTTGTCTGACCATATATTTGGAGGAGAATATCATTCAACCTTCAAAGGCCGTGGTATGACTTTTTCTGAAGTTCGTCAATACCAATATGGTGATGATGTAAGAAATATTGATTGGAATGTGACTGCACGTTTTAGAGAACCTTACATTAAAGTTTTTGAAGAAGAACGCGAGTTAACCATGATGCTTATGGCTGATGTTTCTGGCAGTAAACTATTTGGAACAAAAAATCAGTTTAAAGACGAGATTGTTACTGAAATAGCTGCAACATTAGCTTTTTCTGCAACGCAGAATAATGATAAAATAGGGTTGATTTTGTTCTCAGATGAGATAGAACTTTATATTCCTCCAAAGAAAGGACGTTCACATGTCTTAAGAATTATAAGAGAGTTATTAGAATTCAAACCAAAAAGTAAAAACACTAATATTGCTGAATCCTTTAAATTTTTATCTAATGTGATGAAAAAGAAGGCTATTGTTTTTGTGTTATCCGATTTTATAGCAGATGACTACAAGCAAAATTTAAAAATTGCAGCAGGACGTCATGATATTACTGGGATAAGAATTTACGATAAACATGAGGAAGCTATTCCAAACATAGGTATGGTACAAATGGAAGACGAGGAATCTGGTGAGTTAATGTTAGTAAACACATCATCTAAAAAAGTAAGACATAATTATAGTAAGTATTACAATGAAAAAGTGGACTACTTTAAAGACACATTTACAAAATCAGGAGCAGGCACAATTGATTGTCGTGTTGATGAAAGTTATGTAAAGAAGCTATTGGGTTATTTCAAAAGAAGAGGATAA
- a CDS encoding vWA domain-containing protein, which yields MFENIEFLNKELFWLLLFLPIAIVWYVFKHKKQTAELKISSIKGFKTASSIWSKLRHLLFALRLIALGLLITALARPRTVDVSTKTKTTRGIDIVMSIDVSASMLAKDLLPNRLEALKKVAADFIDGRPNDRIGLVEYAGEAYTKTPITSDKSIVQRSLRDIKYNTIIEGGTAIGMGLATSVNRLKDSRAKSKVIILLTDGVNNSGFIDPKIASELAVEYGVKVYTIGLGTNGMALSPVRQNPNGSFIYGRSQVEIDEDLLKEIAEVTNGKYFRATNNKKLAEIYDEINKLEKTEIEEKKYYNYEEKYRPIVLLAGLLLLIELLLRNTIFRSFV from the coding sequence ATGTTTGAGAACATAGAATTTTTAAATAAAGAATTATTCTGGCTGCTATTGTTTTTACCAATAGCAATAGTTTGGTATGTCTTTAAGCATAAAAAGCAAACGGCTGAGCTTAAAATATCTAGTATTAAAGGCTTTAAAACAGCATCATCAATTTGGTCTAAATTAAGACACTTACTTTTTGCATTGCGATTAATTGCTTTAGGTTTATTAATAACTGCTTTAGCGAGACCAAGAACAGTTGATGTGTCTACAAAAACTAAAACAACCCGAGGAATTGATATTGTTATGTCTATTGATGTTTCTGCAAGTATGCTTGCTAAAGACTTGCTTCCAAATAGACTAGAAGCTTTAAAGAAAGTTGCTGCAGATTTTATAGATGGTCGCCCTAATGATCGTATTGGTTTAGTGGAATATGCAGGTGAGGCTTATACAAAAACACCAATTACCAGTGATAAATCTATAGTACAGCGCTCACTTAGAGATATAAAATATAATACCATTATAGAAGGAGGTACAGCAATAGGAATGGGACTAGCCACTTCTGTAAATCGCTTAAAAGATAGTAGAGCAAAAAGTAAAGTAATTATTCTGTTAACTGATGGTGTTAATAATTCAGGGTTTATTGATCCTAAAATTGCTAGCGAATTAGCTGTAGAGTATGGTGTTAAAGTTTACACTATAGGCTTGGGTACTAATGGAATGGCACTATCACCAGTTCGTCAAAACCCTAATGGATCATTTATATATGGACGCTCCCAAGTAGAAATTGATGAGGATTTACTCAAGGAGATTGCAGAAGTGACTAATGGAAAATACTTTAGGGCGACTAATAATAAAAAGTTAGCTGAAATATATGACGAGATTAATAAACTCGAAAAAACAGAAATAGAAGAAAAAAAGTATTACAATTACGAAGAAAAATACAGACCTATAGTGTTACTAGCTGGTTTACTTTTGTTAATTGAATTACTATTAAGAAATACAATATTTAGAAGCTTTGTTTAG